The window GCCATGAGGACGCGGTCGGGCCGGATGGGCAGGTTCCGGTGGCGTACTCCGGTCGCGTGCCAGACCGCGTTGGCGACGGCCGCGGCCGCGCCCACGATGCCGACCTCGCCGATGCCCTTGATCCCGACGGGGTCGTCCGGGTCCGGGTCGTCCACCCAGTCCGCCTCGATGTGCGGTACGTCGGCGTGCGCGGCGACGTGGTAGCCGGCGAGGTCGGCGCCGTAGTGACCGCCGGTGCGGTGGTCGCGTACCGCCTCCTCGTGCAGGGCCATGGAGATGCCCCACGTCATTCCGCCGACGAACTGGTTGCGGGCGGTGAGGGGGTTGACGATCCGGCCCGCCGCGAAGACGCCGAGCATGCGGCGCACCCGTACCTCGCCGGTGGTGACGTCCACGGCCACCTCGGCGAACTGGGCTCCGAAGGAGTGGCGTTCCTTCGGGGCGAGGGCACCGATGGCCTCGGTGGTGTTCGACCGCGCGGTGATCCCTTCCGGCGGAATGCCGTCGGTGAGGGCGAGCTGCTCCCGCAGTTCGCCGGCAGCGGCCGTGACCGCCCAGGCCCAGGAACGGGTGCCCATCGAACCGCCCGCGATCATCGCCGGTCCGAGGTCGCTGTCGCCGAGGCGCACGCGGATGTGATCCGGTGCCACTTCCAGCGCGTCGGCCGCGATCAGGGTGAGCGCGGTACGGGCCCCGGTGCCGATGTCCGCCGCGTTGATCCGCACGGTGAAGGTTCCGTCCGCCTCCGCCGTGATGGCCGCCGTGGACGGTGCGGCACCGGACGGGAAGGACGCGGCGGCCGTGCCGGTGCCGAGCAGCCAGCGCCCGTCGCGGCGCAGTCCGGGCCGCGGATCACGGTCCGCCCAGCCGAACCTGTCCGCGCCCTTGCGGAAGCAGGCGATGAGGTTGCGGCCGCTGAACGGCAGCCCGGACACGGGGCCCACGTCGGGTTCGTTGCGGACGCGCAGTTCGATCGGGTCGAGGCCGCACCTCTCGGCGAGTTCGTCGAGCGCCGACTCGATGGCGAACGAACCCGGCGCCTCGCCCGGCCCGCGCATCCAGGTCGGCGTCGGCACGTCGAGCCGTACGACCCGGTTGGCCGTGTGGTGGGCGTCGGCGTCGTACATCACCCGTGCCACGCCGGCGCTGGGCTCGATGAACTCGTGCACGGTCGAGGTGAGGCTCAGCGAGCTGTGGTCCAGCGCGCGCAGTCGCCCGTCGGCGTCGGCGCCGAGCCTGACCTGCTGGGTGGTGGGGCTGCGGTAGCCGGCCAGCGAGAACATCTGACGGCGGGTCATGACGACCCGGACCGGGCGCTGCAGGACGGTCGCCGCCATCACCGCGGACACCTGGTGCGGTCGGACGCCCTTGCTGCCGAAGCCGCCGCCGACGTGTTCGGACCGCACCCACACCGAGGCCGGGTCGAGCGAGAACAGGTTCGCCAGTTCGCCCGCGACCCAGGTCGTGCCCTGATTGGAGTCGACGACTTCAAGCCGGCCGCCGTCCCAGCGGGCCGTCGCCGCGTGGGGCTCCATCGAGTTGTGGTGTTCCTCCGGGGTGGTGTACCGCTCGTCCACCACGACGGCGGACGCGGCGAGTTCGGCCGCCAGGTCGCCCTTCGCCGTCACGCCCGGCATATGGCCCTCCGCCGCGTACGCGTCCGGGTGTCCCGCGTAGAAGTCGACGTCGTGCGGTTCCTCCTCGTAGTGCACCACGAGAGCTTCGGCGGCCTCCCGGGCCTGTTCGGAGGTCTCGGCGACGACCAGGGCGACCGGCCAGCCCATGTGCGGCACCCGGTCGTGCTGGAAGACTGCCACGGTCGGGTCCGGCGCGGACCCGAGCAGCCCCGGGTAGTCGGTCTCGACGCGTGGGGCGTTCTCGTGGTGCAGGACGGTGAGTACACCCGGCATGCCGAGAACGGGTTCGGTGTCCAGGGAGCGGACGCGGCCCCGGGCGACGGTCGACAACACCAGCCAGCCGTGGGCGAGTTCGGCGAAGGGGATCTCTCCGGCGTAGCGGGCCGCGCCGGTGACCTTGTCGCGGCCCTCGACGCGGGTGTGCGCGGTTCCGACGGCGCCCTTCACGGCCCTGGTGCCGGTCGTGACGGTGGTCATCGGCCGGCCTCCTCGGCGAGTCGGGTCAGCTCGGCCACCACGAGGTTGCGCATCAGAGTCACCTTGTATCCGTTGTGCGGCAGCGGCCGGGCGGCCGCGAGTTCGGCGTCCGCGGCGGCGGCGAACGTCTCGGCGTCGGCCGGTGCCCCGGCCAGCACCCGTTCGGCCGCGCGGGCCCGCCACGGCCTGGACGCGACCGCCCCGAAGGCGAGGCGCACATCGCGTACGACGCCGTCCTGGACGTCCAGCGCGGCGGCGATCGAGCCGATCGCGAAGGCGTACGAGGCGCGCTCGCGCACCTTGCGGTAGCGGGAGTTGGCGGCGACCGGCGCGGGCGGCAGCGTGACATGGGTGATCAGCGCGCCCGGCGGCAGATCCGTCTCGCGGTGCGGAGTGTCTCCCACCGGCAGGTAGAGCCAGCTGATCGGCACTTCCCCCGGTCCGTCGGCCGTTTCGTACGACACGACGGCGTCGAAGGCGGTCAGCGCCACGCCCATGTCGGAGGGGTGGGTGGCCACACAGTGGTCGGAGGCGCCCAGGATCGCGTGGTTGTGGTGCTCGCCCTCGATGGCGGGGCAACCACTGCCCGGGACACGCTTGTTGCAGGGCTTGGTCACGTCGGCGAAGTAGCCGCAGCGGGTGCGCTGGAGCAGGTTCCCGCCGACGGTGGCCATGTTGCGCAGCTGCCCGGAGGCACCGGCCAGCACCGCCTGGGTCAACGCCGGGTAGCGGCGCCGGACTTCGGGGTGCGCGGCGAGGTCGCTGTTGGTGACGGTCGCACCGATGCGCAGGCCTCCGTCACGCGTCGACTCGATGGTGTCCAGGGGGAGTTCACGGACGTCGACGAGCCGGGCGGGCCGCTCGACGCCGGTCTTCATGAGGTCGACGAGGTTGGTGCCGCCGCCCAGGAACCGGGCGTCGGGATCGGCGTCGAGCAGCGCGACCGCGCCGGAGACGTCGAAGACCCGCTGATATCCGAACTCCCTCATGCCGCCGCCTCCTCGGCCCGCGAGAGGTCCGCGGACGTCACGGACCGCGTCACGTCCCGCGTCTCGGCGTCGGCCGCCCGGGCGACGGCCTCGACGATCGACACATACGCGCCGCAGCGGCACAGGTTGCCGCTCATCCGCTCGCGGATCTCCTCGGCGCTCAGCGCTGGTGGTCCGGCTTCGGGCCGGACGTCGTCGGTGACGGCGCTCGGCCAGCCCGCCGCGTGCTCCTCGATCACGGCGATCGCCGAACAGATCTGGCCGGGCGTGCAGTAGCCGCACTGGTAGCCGTCCAGGTCGAGGAACGCCTGCTGCACCGGGTGCAGTCGATCGCCCACGGCCATGCCTTCGATGGTGGTGATCTCACGCCCCTCGGCCGCCACCGCGAGCTGCAGACAGGACACGGACCGGCGGCCGTCGAGCAGGACGGTGCAGGCACCGCACTGCCCCTGGTCGCAGCCCTTCTTGGTGCCGGTCATGTCGAGGCGCTCACGCAGGGCGTCGAGCAGGGTCGTTCGGTGGTCGACGGAGAGCGTGTGTTTCTCGCCGTTGATGTTCAGACTGATGGCGCTGTACGTCGAGGGGGTGGCTGGGGCCATGATCAGCCTTCTTTCGCGTTCCCGGAGCGCGTCCGGTGGACCGTCCGGCGGGCAGAAGAGTCAGGAAGGGAAATGCAGGTGACAACGGTCACGGGCGCCCACGCCGGCCGTGCCCAGCGCTAGAATGGGCTCAACCGGACAGTTGTCCGCTCACAGGAAACGTAACGGACAGTTGTCCGGTTGAGCAAGGTCGGGATTCGGACACGGACCCGCGAGGAGGACGAGTGCAGCCGAAGAAGGGCGCGCCCCAGCGCTCGGACGCGCAGCGGAATCGCGAACGCATCCTGGAAGTCGCCCTGGTCGAGCTGACGAACTCCGCGGACACCCCGCTCAGCGTGATCGCCAAGAAGGCGGGCGTCGGGCAGGGCACGTTCTACCGGAACTTCCCCAATCGGGAGACCCTCGTCCTCGAGATCTACCGCCACGAGATGCAGCAGGTCGCCGACAGCGCGGCCCAGTTGCTCGAGACGCGGGAACCCGAGCAGGCACTGCGCGAGTGGATGGACCGGCTCGCCCAGTTCGGCATGGCCAAGGCCGGCCTCGCGAACGCTATCCAGCAGGCGACGAGCGGCCCGGGGAACCTGGCGAAGCCGGGGCACGCCCCGGTGTCCGAGGCGGCCGAACTCCTCCTCCGCGCCAACGACGAGGCCGGCACCATCCGCCCAGGGGTCACCGCCGACGACTTCATCCTCGCCATCGGCGGCCTCTGGCTGATCGACCCCGCCGGCGACTGGCGGCCGCGCGCCACCCGGCTCCTGGACCTGGTCATGGACGGGCTGCGCGTGGGAGCGCCCGGACCGGGCACACCCGGACCGGCCGGACCCGGACGCTGAGCGACGCCGTCCGGCCACCGCGAGCGAGCGCGCCATGCGCTCGACCGATGCCGCCGACGATGCCGCTGACATGATCGAAAAGGCGACGGTTTAGCATATGAGCGCCGCCTAGCTCGAAAGATAAACCTGTGACTGTCAATGACGACTCGTTCACCAACTGGAAGACCCGCGAGGAGATCGCGGAGTCGATGATCCCGCTCATCGGGAAGCTGCACCGGGAGCGGGACGTCACGATCCTGCTGCACAGCCGCTCCCTGGTGAACAAGTCGGTGGTCAGCATCCTCAAGACCCACCGATTCGCCCGGCAGATAGCCGGCGAGGAGCTCTCGGTCACCGAGACGCTGCCGTTCCTGGAAACCCTCACCGAGCTCGATCTCGGGCCTTCGCAGATCGACCTCGGCATGCTCGCCGCGACGTACAAGGCCGACGACCGCGGTCTGTCGGTGCGCGAGTTCACCGCCGAGTCCGTCGCCGGCGCCACCGGCGCCAACAAGATCGAGCGCCGCGAGCCGCGCGACGTCGTGCTCTACGGCTTCGGCCGCATCGGCCGTCTCGTCGCCCGCCTGCTCATCGAGAAGACCGGCTCCGGGAACGGGCTGCGGCTGCGTGCGGTCGTCGTCCGGCGGGGCGGCGAGCAGGACATCGTGAAGCGCGCCTCGCTGCTGCGCCGCGACTCCATCCACGGCCAGTTCCAGGGCACGATCACCGTCGACGAGGCGAACAGCACGATCATCGCCAACGGCAACGAGATCAAGGTGATCTACGCGAGCGACCCGTCGGAGGTCGACTACACGGCGTACGGCATCAGGGACGCCATCCTCATCGACAACACCGGCAAGTGGCGCGACCGCGAGGGCCTGTCGGGGCACCTGCGGCCCGGTATCGACAAGGTCGTCCTGACCGCGCCCGGCAAGGGCGACGTCCCGAACATCGTGCATGGCGTCAACCACGACACGATCAAGCCGGACGAGCAGATCCTGTCCTGCGCCTCCTGCACCACCAACGCGATCGTGCCGCCGCTGAAGGCGATGGCGGACGAGTACGGCGTGGTGCGCGGACACGTGGAGACCGTCCACTCGTTCACCAACGACCAGAACCTGCTGGACAACTACCACAAGGCCGACCGTCGCGGCCGCTCCGCGCCGCTCAACATGGTCATCACCGAGACGGGTGCCGCCTCCGCGGTCGCCAAGGCGCTGCCGGACCTCAAGGCGCCGATCACGGGCAGCTCGATCCGTGTGCCCGTGCCGGACGTCTCGATCGCGATCCTCAGCCTGCGGCTCGGGCGCGAGACCACCCGCGACGAGGTCCTCGACTACCTCCGCAATGTGTCGCTGACCTCGCCGCTCAAGCGCCAGATCGACTTCACCAGCGCCCCTGACGCGGTCTCCAACGACTTCATCGGCTCGCGCCACGCCTCGATCGTCGACGCCGGCGCCACCAAGGTCGACGGCGACAACGCGATCCTCTACCTCTGGTACGACAACGAGTTCGGCTACTCGTGCCAGGTCATCCGGGTCGTCCAGCACGTCTCCGGTGTGGAGTACCCGACCTACCCGGCCCCGGCGGTCTGATCCCGCGGGACCACTCGTCCCGGCCGCCCCGCCTCGGCGCGCGGGTCGGCCGGGACGTTCGCGTCGCGGTCCTTACGGTTCCCGGACCGCACCTTGCGCAGGAGCTCACGCGGTGACAGGCCTCCCATGAAGCACCAGACCGCGATGACCGGGTCGCAGATCGCGCAGCCCAGCGACGAGTCGTGGGCGAAGGGGATGAGGGGGTTGCCCTTGATGTGGTGCACGACGTCCCACGCGGTGTGCAGCAGCCAGCCGATACCGATGAAGGTCCAGGAGTCGAGACCGCGGTACGCGACATAGGCCATGACCGCCGTGAACGCGAACTCCCAGCCACCCATCCCGCCACCGCTGAGGTACGCGGCGCCCGCCCCCGCGACCATGACGGCGTTGAATCGCCGCCGGTGCGGTTCCCGGATGAGGGACATCAGCAGCGCGTAGACGACGCCGATGACGATCGGCAGGAAGTACTGCATGCCTGTGCTCTTTCCTGGAGTGTGAACGCGCCGCCGGACGTACGCGGGAACGGCTCACCACGCTAGGAGCGCGGGCATTCACCCCACAGGGGCATTACCGACAGGTTTCAACGGATTTCCGCCCTGGGCCGGACGCCCGGCCCACCTCTGACCTTTCGCGCCGCTATCACGTTTTCATGACGGAAAACGCAATAACTCCCAACCCGACACACTTCGTTCACGGCATGGCTAGGCTCCTGTGCCTCATAGCGATCAGGAGGGGGATTCCCATGCGAAAGCACCCTGTCATAGCCGTGTCCTTCACAGCCGGTGCACTGGCGGTTCTCGTTGCCGCCCCGGCCCAGGCGGCCGAGTACACATCGGCGTTGAAGGTCCGGGGCGTCCAGTACGACGCACCCGGCAGCGACTCCAACAGATGCACCACCGGCAACACTCATCAGGAATACCTGACCATCAAGAACTACTCGTCCTCGGCGACCGTGAATCTCAAGGGTTATGTCGTCAAGGACAAGACCGGCAACCGTTTCGCCTTCACCGTGAACCACTATCTCCAGCCCGGTGACTATGTGAAGTTGCGCGGCGGCAACGGCAACGACTCCGATGCCAACAATGTCGTCTACCGGGACAACTGCAACTTCATGTGGAACAACGACGCCGACACCATCTACCTCTACAAGCCCTCGGGCAGCCGTGCGGACGTGCACAGCTACACGAAGAGGAACAACGACCGGGACGGCAACGGCTACATCGGCTATCACGGCTGACAGCACGCGGTTCGTCGGGCGCCGGGCCGACCCGGTGTCCGGCGAACGGGTGCGTACCGTCCCCTACGCGGAGACCGGATCGTTCAACTCGCGCTCGGCGACCGCGCGGAAGCCGTTCGGCGGGCGGCCGGTGAGGAGCTGGACGGTGCCGGTGGTGCGGTCCTCGGCTCCACCGGCTATGGCGCGGTCCATGTCGGCCAGCAGCGTGGCGAACTCCAGCGGCATGAAGGCCGCGAGTCGGTCGCGCAGCTGTTCATGGGTCAGCCGATGGTGGACCACAGGTCGACCGGTGACCTCCGTGACGATCGCGGCGATGTCGTCGTAACCGAGCGCCTGCGGACCGGTCAGGACCAGTCCGGCATTGGGGGCGCGGTCGTCGGTGAGGGCTCGTACGGCGACGGCGGCGATGTCGTCGGCGTCGACGAAGCCGACACGGCCGGCCCCGGCCGCGGTCAGGATGGTGCCGTCCGCTCGAATGCTTTCGCCGTGGGCGTGCGCTCCGGTGAAGTTCTGCATGAACCACGAGGGCCGCAGCACCGCCCACTCGTCGAACAGACCGGGCAGTGCCTGATGCACCATTCCCACCGCCGGGCCGCCCTCGGATATGGCCGAGGAACTGAGGAGCACCGCACGGCGCACCCCGGCGGCACGGGCCCGCCGCAGGAAGGGCACCATGACCGAGGCCGGGTCGGAGTCGCCGAGGGGCGGGATGAGGAAGACGCGGTCGACTCCGTCGAGTGCGTCGGCATGGGTCCCGGGATCGCCCCAGTCGAAGCGGACCGGTTCCGCGCCCGGCACCGGGGTCGCGCGACGGCTTGCGGCCTTGACGCGATGGCCGGCGGCGATCAGCTGCGCGGCGGTACGGCTGCCGGTCGTGCCGGTGGCACCGATGACCAGAGTCGCGCCCGTGCTGCTCATCGGGTGCCGCTCGCGGTGAAGTCGACGCCGGGTTCCTGAACGGCGAGCGGGTTCCAGTAGTCGCGGTAGGAGGAGATGAGCCCGTCCCGGACGGTCACGACGGCGATGTAGGTCATGTCGAAGGGGCCCTCGGTCTCCACCAGGCGGCCCACAGCGCGCATCTCCACCACGATGACGTCCGACTCGGTGGTCTGGTGAATCCGCAGGTCGGGGATGTCGTGCAGGTCGATGTGATCGGGATAGCGGCGCATGTAGGCGGCGATGGCCTCCTTGCCCTCCAGCCGCCCGGGCCAGCCCTGGGGCGCGAAGGGAAATTCCAGAATGCCGTCCTCGGCCCACAGGTCGACCCAGGCAGGGATGTTCTTGTCCAGCAGCAGCCGCAGGCTGTGGCGGTACAGATCTGCCGGTGAGGTATCTGCTGGTGAGGTATCTGCCAGTGAAGTGTTCGCGGGCATGCGCTTCTCCGTCCAGTACGATACGGACCAGCGGTCCGTTTCGATTGACGATACGGACCCGAGGTCCGCTTTGCAAATGGAGGAGCAGCATGACCGAGCGCAGACCACGCAAGGACGCGGCCCGTAACCGGGTTGCCGTACTCGCGGCTGCCGACACGCTCTTCACCGAGTGCGAGAGCCCCGAGGACGTCACCATGGCCGACATCGCGACGGCGGCGGGCGTCGGCAAGGGAACCCTCTTCCGCGCTTTCGGCGACCGCACCGGACTGATCCGGGCGCTGTACGCGACGCGACTCGAACCGGTCGGGAGCGCCGTCGAGGAGGGCCCACCGCCACTGAGGCCCGACACTCCCCCGCTTCAGCGCGTACCCGCCCTGCTCGACGCCCTCCTGTGTTTCAAGCTCGACAACCGCCATCTCGCGCTGGCCCTGGAGGCGACCGGCAGCGACAGCCCCTACCAGGCGGATCACTACGAGCGATGGCACAGCCTGCTCCGGTCCGCGCTGGAGCAGATTCCCGGCCTCACCAACAGCGACTTCACCGCGCACGCGCTGCTCGCCACCGTCCGAGCCGACCTCGTCGAGCACCTGGCCGGTCAGAAGGGCGTACCCCGGGAGGAAATGCGGAAGCAGCTGGCGAGCTTCGTCGCCGAGGTCATCGGCACGGGCCCGTGAACGAGCGAGGAGCCGACCGGGTTTCCCCGGCCAGCTCCTCGATGCCGTTACTGCGATACGGCGTTACTTCGGTGCGGTGCTACCGCGTTGTGGTGCTACCGCGTTGTGGCGCGAGCCCGTTCTGGCGCTACCACGTCACGTCTGCCTGCTGTTGATACGGCGGAGCAGTACGAAGCCCGCGAGCAGGAGCAGCGCTCCGGCCGCGGCCGGCCACAACTGCGTCCCGGTGTCGGCGAGTCCGCCCGAGGTCGCCTGCGGTTCGAGCACCGAGGCGCCCGACGGCTCGGGGCCCGGTACGGCGCCGCCGAGATCGTCGTCGCCACCCGTCGCCGCGGCCGCGTCGCTCTGGACGGCCGACGGGGACGATTCGGCCTTCGGCACCGCTTCGGCGTCGCCCTTGTCCTCGCCGGCGGCGGGGTCGGGGGCCTGCGTGCTGTCGGTGGAGGGCTTCTCAGTGTTCTCGGCGCCGTTGTCGGCGGGGTCCTCGTCCTGGTTGTTCCCACCGGACGGGGCGGTGGCCGTGGGCGACGGGGTGTTCTCGCCGCCGTTGCCGTTGTCGCCGCCGTTCCCGTTGCCGTTGTCCGCGGGGTCGTCGTCGCCGTTGTTCCCGCCGGGCGGGTTCGTGGGCGTCGGCGACGGGGAGTTGCCCGGCTCCTCGCCGGCGCCGTCACCCGCACCGTCGGCGGCGTCGCACTTCCGGCCTCCGTTGATGCAGTCCACCATCTCCCCCATCAGGTCCTCGTCGAAGACGTTGATGAAGTCGCCGTGGTCGGTGACCGGCTTGTGCAACTGCTCCGGGAAGGAGTCGACCGCGAACAGCGGGGTGGTCCTGCCGCCGTCGTTCAGGCTGGGCGCGTCGACGTCGTAGACGATCCGCTGGACGAGCTGCGGGATGGCCTTGAAGCCGTTCGCGCAGACGCCGTTGGCGTCGGCGAAGGCCACGTGGGTGCGGTGGTTGGCGCTGTCGATGTTGTTGCCGTCCCAGCAGCTCTGGAACTTGAAGGTGCGGACCACGTCACTGCCCTGGGGGCAGAGCGGGTACTTGTCCTTCAGCTGCCGGTCCTCGAACCCGGTGCAGCTCCATGAGGCATTGGCGTTGGCGGTGCCGTTCACGAACGCCTTGGCGTCACCGGTGATGATGCGCAGCAGCTTCGGCATCTCGGTGACCTTGCTCTGCGGGTTGCCCACGAAGGTCATGGTCACCTGCTTGGGCGTGACGATCTCACCGGCGTTGCCCTCGATGCCGCCGCCGGGAGAGCCCGCGTCCTGCTCCTGAGCGCCGTTCTGCAGACGGATCACGGGCCAGAAGTACGAGGACTTGTCGTCCTTGTTCTCGCAGGACGTGTCGCCGTTGGCCAGGTCCTGGTCGCTCGCGAAGGCGTTGTTGTCCTGGTTGCCGACGTAGTCGTGGAAGTGGTGGGCGCCGTTGGTGACACCGGGGGCCACGATCACGTTGTCGGAGTTGAACAGGCCGTTCGCGTTCACACCGCAGGAGGTGCTGAAGGTGCCGCGGGAGGCGTTGCCCTGCTTGCGCGGGCTCTGCACGTTGGGCTGGACCGACTTGATGTCCACGAAGTCGGCCGCCACCGGGCCGTTGCCGGCCTGGCCGCCGTTGCCGCCCTGCTGATCGCCCTGCTCGTCGCCCTGACCCTGGCCGTTGTCCTGGTTCTGGCCGTTGTCCTGGCCTTCGCCCTGGTTCTGGCCGTCCTGGCCCTGACCGCCCTGGTCGGCGCCGTCCTGCTGGCCTTCGCCGCCCTGGTCGCCGTTCTGTCCGTCGCCGCCCTGTTCGCCCTGGTTGCCCGAGGCGCGAAGTATGCAGGCGGCGAAGGCCTCAAGACCCTGCGGACGGTCCCCCACCCGGTCGACGGCTATCGCGATCCGCTCGATGGTCGCGGCTCGCTTCTCCTTCAGCGGGTTCATGATCGAGTTCTCGGCGAAGGCGCCGTCCTGCTGGATGGCCTGCGTCGACTGCTGCAACCGCTGGTAGGCCTCGGCGATCTGCTTGTCCAGGAGGGCGAGTTCCTTGTCGACCTCGGCCTTCGCCTCGTCCGGCACCGCGGTCAGCTGGCTGCCCACGTCCGGGCAGTCGATCGTGGCGGCTCCCGAGGCCAGGACCTGACCGGCCTGGCTCTGACCACTCTCGGAGGC is drawn from Streptomyces liliifuscus and contains these coding sequences:
- a CDS encoding DUF6010 family protein, which translates into the protein MQYFLPIVIGVVYALLMSLIREPHRRRFNAVMVAGAGAAYLSGGGMGGWEFAFTAVMAYVAYRGLDSWTFIGIGWLLHTAWDVVHHIKGNPLIPFAHDSSLGCAICDPVIAVWCFMGGLSPRELLRKVRSGNRKDRDANVPADPRAEAGRPGRVVPRDQTAGAG
- a CDS encoding DUF1996 domain-containing protein; its protein translation is MLGGGGLVAANVYATASESGQSQAGQVLASGAATIDCPDVGSQLTAVPDEAKAEVDKELALLDKQIAEAYQRLQQSTQAIQQDGAFAENSIMNPLKEKRAATIERIAIAVDRVGDRPQGLEAFAACILRASGNQGEQGGDGQNGDQGGEGQQDGADQGGQGQDGQNQGEGQDNGQNQDNGQGQGDEQGDQQGGNGGQAGNGPVAADFVDIKSVQPNVQSPRKQGNASRGTFSTSCGVNANGLFNSDNVIVAPGVTNGAHHFHDYVGNQDNNAFASDQDLANGDTSCENKDDKSSYFWPVIRLQNGAQEQDAGSPGGGIEGNAGEIVTPKQVTMTFVGNPQSKVTEMPKLLRIITGDAKAFVNGTANANASWSCTGFEDRQLKDKYPLCPQGSDVVRTFKFQSCWDGNNIDSANHRTHVAFADANGVCANGFKAIPQLVQRIVYDVDAPSLNDGGRTTPLFAVDSFPEQLHKPVTDHGDFINVFDEDLMGEMVDCINGGRKCDAADGAGDGAGEEPGNSPSPTPTNPPGGNNGDDDPADNGNGNGGDNGNGGENTPSPTATAPSGGNNQDEDPADNGAENTEKPSTDSTQAPDPAAGEDKGDAEAVPKAESSPSAVQSDAAAATGGDDDLGGAVPGPEPSGASVLEPQATSGGLADTGTQLWPAAAGALLLLAGFVLLRRINSRQT
- a CDS encoding NAD(P)H-binding protein gives rise to the protein MSSTGATLVIGATGTTGSRTAAQLIAAGHRVKAASRRATPVPGAEPVRFDWGDPGTHADALDGVDRVFLIPPLGDSDPASVMVPFLRRARAAGVRRAVLLSSSAISEGGPAVGMVHQALPGLFDEWAVLRPSWFMQNFTGAHAHGESIRADGTILTAAGAGRVGFVDADDIAAVAVRALTDDRAPNAGLVLTGPQALGYDDIAAIVTEVTGRPVVHHRLTHEQLRDRLAAFMPLEFATLLADMDRAIAGGAEDRTTGTVQLLTGRPPNGFRAVAERELNDPVSA
- a CDS encoding nuclear transport factor 2 family protein is translated as MPANTSLADTSPADTSPADLYRHSLRLLLDKNIPAWVDLWAEDGILEFPFAPQGWPGRLEGKEAIAAYMRRYPDHIDLHDIPDLRIHQTTESDVIVVEMRAVGRLVETEGPFDMTYIAVVTVRDGLISSYRDYWNPLAVQEPGVDFTASGTR
- a CDS encoding (2Fe-2S)-binding protein; amino-acid sequence: MAPATPSTYSAISLNINGEKHTLSVDHRTTLLDALRERLDMTGTKKGCDQGQCGACTVLLDGRRSVSCLQLAVAAEGREITTIEGMAVGDRLHPVQQAFLDLDGYQCGYCTPGQICSAIAVIEEHAAGWPSAVTDDVRPEAGPPALSAEEIRERMSGNLCRCGAYVSIVEAVARAADAETRDVTRSVTSADLSRAEEAAA
- a CDS encoding glyceraldehyde-3-phosphate dehydrogenase, with translation MTVNDDSFTNWKTREEIAESMIPLIGKLHRERDVTILLHSRSLVNKSVVSILKTHRFARQIAGEELSVTETLPFLETLTELDLGPSQIDLGMLAATYKADDRGLSVREFTAESVAGATGANKIERREPRDVVLYGFGRIGRLVARLLIEKTGSGNGLRLRAVVVRRGGEQDIVKRASLLRRDSIHGQFQGTITVDEANSTIIANGNEIKVIYASDPSEVDYTAYGIRDAILIDNTGKWRDREGLSGHLRPGIDKVVLTAPGKGDVPNIVHGVNHDTIKPDEQILSCASCTTNAIVPPLKAMADEYGVVRGHVETVHSFTNDQNLLDNYHKADRRGRSAPLNMVITETGAASAVAKALPDLKAPITGSSIRVPVPDVSIAILSLRLGRETTRDEVLDYLRNVSLTSPLKRQIDFTSAPDAVSNDFIGSRHASIVDAGATKVDGDNAILYLWYDNEFGYSCQVIRVVQHVSGVEYPTYPAPAV
- a CDS encoding xanthine dehydrogenase family protein molybdopterin-binding subunit: MTTVTTGTRAVKGAVGTAHTRVEGRDKVTGAARYAGEIPFAELAHGWLVLSTVARGRVRSLDTEPVLGMPGVLTVLHHENAPRVETDYPGLLGSAPDPTVAVFQHDRVPHMGWPVALVVAETSEQAREAAEALVVHYEEEPHDVDFYAGHPDAYAAEGHMPGVTAKGDLAAELAASAVVVDERYTTPEEHHNSMEPHAATARWDGGRLEVVDSNQGTTWVAGELANLFSLDPASVWVRSEHVGGGFGSKGVRPHQVSAVMAATVLQRPVRVVMTRRQMFSLAGYRSPTTQQVRLGADADGRLRALDHSSLSLTSTVHEFIEPSAGVARVMYDADAHHTANRVVRLDVPTPTWMRGPGEAPGSFAIESALDELAERCGLDPIELRVRNEPDVGPVSGLPFSGRNLIACFRKGADRFGWADRDPRPGLRRDGRWLLGTGTAAASFPSGAAPSTAAITAEADGTFTVRINAADIGTGARTALTLIAADALEVAPDHIRVRLGDSDLGPAMIAGGSMGTRSWAWAVTAAAGELREQLALTDGIPPEGITARSNTTEAIGALAPKERHSFGAQFAEVAVDVTTGEVRVRRMLGVFAAGRIVNPLTARNQFVGGMTWGISMALHEEAVRDHRTGGHYGADLAGYHVAAHADVPHIEADWVDDPDPDDPVGIKGIGEVGIVGAAAAVANAVWHATGVRHRNLPIRPDRVLMAGEDA
- a CDS encoding TetR/AcrR family transcriptional regulator gives rise to the protein MTERRPRKDAARNRVAVLAAADTLFTECESPEDVTMADIATAAGVGKGTLFRAFGDRTGLIRALYATRLEPVGSAVEEGPPPLRPDTPPLQRVPALLDALLCFKLDNRHLALALEATGSDSPYQADHYERWHSLLRSALEQIPGLTNSDFTAHALLATVRADLVEHLAGQKGVPREEMRKQLASFVAEVIGTGP
- a CDS encoding TetR/AcrR family transcriptional regulator — protein: MQPKKGAPQRSDAQRNRERILEVALVELTNSADTPLSVIAKKAGVGQGTFYRNFPNRETLVLEIYRHEMQQVADSAAQLLETREPEQALREWMDRLAQFGMAKAGLANAIQQATSGPGNLAKPGHAPVSEAAELLLRANDEAGTIRPGVTADDFILAIGGLWLIDPAGDWRPRATRLLDLVMDGLRVGAPGPGTPGPAGPGR
- a CDS encoding FAD binding domain-containing protein, yielding MREFGYQRVFDVSGAVALLDADPDARFLGGGTNLVDLMKTGVERPARLVDVRELPLDTIESTRDGGLRIGATVTNSDLAAHPEVRRRYPALTQAVLAGASGQLRNMATVGGNLLQRTRCGYFADVTKPCNKRVPGSGCPAIEGEHHNHAILGASDHCVATHPSDMGVALTAFDAVVSYETADGPGEVPISWLYLPVGDTPHRETDLPPGALITHVTLPPAPVAANSRYRKVRERASYAFAIGSIAAALDVQDGVVRDVRLAFGAVASRPWRARAAERVLAGAPADAETFAAAADAELAAARPLPHNGYKVTLMRNLVVAELTRLAEEAGR
- a CDS encoding lamin tail domain-containing protein, with product MRKHPVIAVSFTAGALAVLVAAPAQAAEYTSALKVRGVQYDAPGSDSNRCTTGNTHQEYLTIKNYSSSATVNLKGYVVKDKTGNRFAFTVNHYLQPGDYVKLRGGNGNDSDANNVVYRDNCNFMWNNDADTIYLYKPSGSRADVHSYTKRNNDRDGNGYIGYHG